A genomic window from Balaenoptera acutorostrata chromosome 20, mBalAcu1.1, whole genome shotgun sequence includes:
- the GJD3 gene encoding gap junction delta-3 protein has protein sequence MGEWAFLGSLLDAVQLQSPLVGRLWLVVMLIFRILVLATVGGAVFEDEQEEFVCNTLQPGCRQTCYDRAFPVSHYRFWLFHILLLSAPPVLFVIYSVHRASKEPGGAAGGAGSLGPPGRPEGRGARRCYLLSVALRLLAELAFLAGQALLYGFRVAPHFVCAGAPCPHTVDCFVSRPTEKTVFVIFYFAVGLLSALLSVAELGHLLWKGRTRAGHCRQAAERDNRCNRAHEEAQQLLPPPPPALPARRPGPDPYAPPSYAHRAPACDSEGGSGRSKASLATVRQDLAI, from the coding sequence ATGGGGGAGTGGGCGTTCCTCGGCTCGCTGCTGGACGCCGTGCAGCTGCAGTCGCCGCTCGTGGGCCGCCTGTGGCTGGTGGTCATGCTGATCTTCCGCATCCTGGTGCTGGCCACGGTGGGCGGCGCCGTGTTCGAGGACGAGCAGGAGGAGTTCGTGTGCAACACGCTGCAGCCGGGCTGTCGCCAGACCTGCTACGACCGCGCCTTCCCCGTCTCCCACTACCGCTTCTGGCTCTTCCACATCCTGCTGCTGTCGGCGCCCCCGGTGCTCTTCGTCATCTACTCTGTGCACCGGGCCAGCAAGGAGCCGGGCGGCGCGGCCGGCGGGGCGGGGTCGCTGGGGCCCCCGGGGCGCCCGGAGGGCCGCGGCGCGCGCCGCTGCTACCTGCTGAGCGTGGCGCTGCGCCTGCTGGCCGAGCTGGCCTTCCTGGCGGGCCAGGCGCTGCTCTACGGCTTCCGCGTGGCACCGCACTTCGTGTGCGCCGGTGCCCCGTGCCCACACACGGTGGACTGCTTCGTGAGCCGGCCCACCGAGAAGACCGTCTTCGTGATCTTCTACTTCGCCGTGGGGCTGCTCTCGGCGCTGCTCAGCGTGGCTGAGCTGGGCCACCTGCTCTGGAAGGGCCGCACGCGCGCCGGCCACTGTCGCCAGGCGGCCGAGCGCGACAACCGCTGCAACCGCGCGCACGAGGAGGCGCAGCAGctgctcccgccgccgccgcccgccctgCCCGCCAGGCGCCCGGGGCCCGACCCCTACGCCCCGCCCTCCTACGCTCACCGGGCGCCGGCCTGCGACAGCGAGGGCGGCAGCGGCCGCAGCAAGGCATCGCTGGCCACCGTCCGCCAGGACCTGGCCATCTAG